A single Macaca mulatta isolate MMU2019108-1 chromosome 11, T2T-MMU8v2.0, whole genome shotgun sequence DNA region contains:
- the SNRPF gene encoding small nuclear ribonucleoprotein F, whose protein sequence is MSLPLNPKPFLNGLTGKPVMVKLKWGMEYKGYLVSVDGYMNMQLANTEEYIDGALSGHLGEVLIRCNNVLYIRGVEEEEEDGEMRE, encoded by the exons ATG AGTTTACCCCTCAATCCCAAACCTTTCCTCAATGGACTAACAGGAAAGCCAGTGATGGTGAAACTTAAGTGGGGAATGGAGTACAAGGGCTATCTGGTATCTGTAGATGGCTACATGAACATGCAG cTTGCAAATACAGAAGAATACATAGATGGAGCTTTGTCTGGACATCTGGGTGAAGTTTTAATAAG GTGTAATAATGTCCTTTATATCAGAGGtgtggaagaagaggaagaagatgggGAAATGAGAGAATAG